The following DNA comes from Halobacillus litoralis.
AATACCTTTCTGTCATAATACCCACTCGCATTGTCTCAAACAGTGATGTCCATTCAAATAAAAGCGATTGAGATGCTCCTTCTCGATTTCCCCTTATCGTCCCTCCTAAGAAAATACTTAGAACCCCTAAATGAAGCAGGACTTGCAAAACTTGGATCATTTGCTGGCCAAGCAGCAGAATCATTTTGGGAAGGAGATGCGATGTCATATGTGTTAAGAAGATTCTACTTCTACTTGCTCCAAGAAGCATAGCTGCTTGTACGTATTCTCTATTTAACATCGCGTCGGATTCTTTTCCTAATGTGTTTAATAATACTGGAACGGCGAAAACAGTTAATATAACCACTTCTAATATCACATTAGGGACGAGCAAAGATTCAGCAAGGATTCTCTTCTCCTCTTCAAATATCACAACATCTACTAGCAACAAATAAGCCACTAAAGTTAACGGCAAGAACTGCATTCCATCAGCCAGTTCACTGATCACTTTTTTTGAACGTTCCCCTAACCAAAAGACATAGGGAATCGTCAACAGATATCCAAGCACAACCCTCACCATAGCGATAAGCAAAGTAGCCAAAATGGTATATTTTGCACCAACTACTAGCATCGTCACTATTGGGTATCCATTCAAATTAGACCCAAATATCAATTCACCATCGCCCGGAGAGTGTGGAGGAGCATGATAATTCCCATTTTCCCCCTTAAATATTCCTATACTTTCAACAGAAGAGCCGCCGTTAATAAATGAATATATTGAACTAATAATTAACATACCTAATATATACCCCACACCCGCAATAAAATTAGGGTTTTTAAGTAAATACAGCCCTTCACGCCCGGCTCTCAAAGAAAAGGAAAAGCATTTTCTACTTAATTTCAAAAGAGACCATCTATCTATATCAAAAACTTTGGCATTTTTCATCATAGTTATCCGGGCTTTTTCATTTATCTCTCGAAGATCATTTTTCAAAATCAAGTCCAGTAAAAAGTACAAAAAGTAGAAAGGAGTAAAAATCAAGATCAGAGCTACAGTTATGATAAAAGGTCTTGTATCAAAAAAGATTAAACGAACAATCCCATAGATGTTATGTAAATATTCAACTACCAGTAAGCTTGATAATGTAAACCAAAGGATTGGCTTAGATTGAATGATTAGGTTAACCTTAATATTCCTTAAACAATGACACAGGAGGATATATGATCTGCCAAAGCCTTTACTTCTTGCTAGAATCACATAATCTTTCCCCCACTCTTCTTCAAGTAATAAAAGAAACGTCCGAAAGAATAATACCGCAGGCAGAATACAAAGAGACAAAACCGGTGATAGATAAAGTTTTTCTTCCCCCAAGTAAGCAAACCTGAAAAGTAATATATCAAAAGAGTTATAAAACCATACGACAAACATTTGGAGTGAAAAGATAAAAAGAATATCAGGAAGTGCTTCTAAACTATTCAATCCCGCGTGTATTGTGCGGTTTAGGATTCGCGGTAAACCGAATGTCGATAAAGCTAAGATCAACCCTGCAAACAGGGCTATGATTAAAGCGGAAAATAAAATGGTCATAGAATAAAGGTAATTATCCATGATGTAAGACAAGAGTGGTTTTTCTACATATTGGTAGTTGAGGCGATGATGAAAGATCCACTCAGAAGGGGTAACTAATTTTTGTATCACAATCGATACACTTTGAAAATAACTGGACACGTTCAACCGGAAGTCATTATTGAATAATACGGGTGAACAACTAATTAGAATAATACCTACGACGCCTATAAGGTATTTAAAAATCATTTTGAATAGACCCATTCGTTCCTCCTGTATTTTATTGTCAGCTAAAATCTTTTAATAGGATGAAACAACTTATTTAAATTGACAAAATAGATTGCTTGTCTTTTCAGCTTTTAATAAAATCTTTTATGATTGAAGCAATTGGAAAAGTCAAAATCGCAACAACTACCCAATTTATGTTTACCCCACCGTATATCGATTTCAGCTCTAGTATCCACTCATCAAGAAGTAACTGAACAGCTTTATAACTTAAATTCACTCTTGACCTTTAAAGCTACATCATTCGCCTTCAATTGGTTATTATTGATTTTTATGTAATTATCCCTGACTACTTCACCTTCGTTAGAAGTTAAACGCAAGCTGTCCAATGAAGCTACTAACCTTTGTTCAGATTGTTCTATATTTCTTTTGGAAGGCTTATGGTCTAGTCGGTTAGGAGTTTTATTCCGTTTCAATCTCTCTACCAAATCAGCTTCTAATTCTACAAAATAAACCTCTCCACCATTGGATTCAAATGTATCAACAACCGCTTCAACTAAATTCCAGTCTTCCTTTTGATTGAACGCCCAGACAAAAGTGAATATCAAACCATAATTATCCGTTTTAGAATAGGCTTCAAAAAATTCCTTCCTCAACAGGTTAGATAAATCCCACATTTCAGGGGTGAAACCAAAGTATGGTTGTAGGAATTCAATACTCATATGGTTGTGAAATAATTTTAATTCCGTAGCTTTCTCTAATTCTTGACCCACAGTCATCTTTCCAACAGCTTGCGGGCCGAATAATAATACCAATTTCATAGGTTCTCCCCCCCAATGTTATCCCTGATATTTTCATGAAAATTGCAACAAAAGTTTAAGTTTTAACATGGTTGTTTCCTAAAAATAGATTCATTTTAGCTTTTCAACTTATATTAAATAATCAGAAAGACTGCACAATAGTACAGTCCTTCCTTGAAATTACCTTAAACTTCATAATCATTCGTGTACTTTTCTGGAAAACTTCCTCTTGAAATAAAACTATAAACAGCAGCTACCGCTAATAAGGTTCCCGCAAATAGAAAAACATACTGGACACCAAAAACGTCTGCCATTCCACCTAGCAATAAAGAAGCAAAACCAAACGTTAATGAAGTCAATGCTCCTTGGGCTCCATAAATTTTTGGCAAGTCATTGGAAGATGCCTCTTTTTGAAGATAAGTTTCCATGGTTATGGACTTAATTTGCTCAACTATGCCATATAGTACAGATAAAAGTAAGGACATCCAGGCGATACTATTATAACCAAAAAGTAAAGTCACGGCGCTTACACTGAACGAAGTAAATATCATCAATTTTTTCAAGTTCTTCTCGATGATTGAGGAGTACTTTGCGCAAAACAAACCACCAATGAGAAGGCCTATAAAGAAAGTTGTATTGATATAGCCCCACCATGCTTCCCCTTTCTGAAGAACCTCAGAAACAAAAACATAAATGATGGCGGCAATCCATACCACATTCGCTATGGATTCAATAAAGATCACCACATGTATTTTTCTGAAAACAGGTGTGCGCCAAATGATTTTCCAACCTTCTTTTAAAACTGTCCCGATCGGATGCTTTTCCTTTGGAAGATGAAACTCTGTTGAATCTTGAATCAGCGTCATCAAGCCAGAGGATATAATAAACAAAATAAACGTTAGCCATATGACGGTCTGACCACCGATCCAGGCCACTAGTATGCCCCCTAAAGCCCATCCACCAAGCTGAATGATTTGTGATATAACTGAGAAGAAACTATTCGCTTTTACAATTTCCTCCTTATTCACTAACCTGGGAAGCATCGCTCTGCTAGCAGGTGCTGCCCATCCATCGAGGAAGGCGATTGTGAAAATAATTAAAAGGATAATCATTATGGAACCCTTAGACTGTACTGTGGTCAAAGACGCTATAATAAACAAGAAAAAGGTTTTACTAATTTGTGATCCAGATAAAAGTGTTTTTAATGGGTATTTATTAAACAACAATGGTGATAGATACCCACTGATAAACCGTCCGAATGTATTAATGAATGGGAGCAAAGCTAAGTAAAAAGCTGACTGTGAAACTGTGTACATAATAGAGATCAGGGCGACGATATAAAAAACATCACCGAGATTGGCCATTGTTTGTCCAATCCATAAAAACCGAAAGGATGAAGACTTCATTTTTTACTACCCCTTTTTATCGTTTTTGTAATCGATGAAAAAAGGGTGTGTTTACATTGTGATTGAACCTCCTTATTTTACTTTTTACCAATATCACTTTGTGCGTTCAAAGCAATCCAATCAATTCTGCTATCACTTTAAAAATGTATGGGGTAGCAAAATCATCCCTAACGGCGAGTCTCATTCTAATATTATGTTTGTATTTATTTTACAAACCAACTATGGCCGATTTTATCATAAAGGACAAAAATAAACTTGCTATCTAGAAGAAAGTCTCCTAGCCACGTACTATTCCGGAATAAGTTAGTGGATTCTTTCATGAAGGTTGGCCCCGTTTATGGAAGACTTGAATTTGAGATAATACATGTTTACTAACCGCAGTCAGTGCGTAAATAACTCCTGCTAAAAACGTTTGTATTAATTGTGTTTTGAATAATAGTAGCGATTTGAGTATCGAATGTAATCGCAATGATTTCGAGGTAATTATACTGCAACTACTATTTGCTTTTCTTATGACGGGTGAAATATATTCTTATTATAAATGTATCAAATAGTGGTCGAGGCGAATCAACATGATAACTTTCTACATAAAGAGGCCATTATCCTTTTGGATAACAGCCTTTATAAGGGAAAATTCTCTAAATAGATACAATTTTCGTTGCAACTCTTTGTTTAAATGTCTGGTCATGCTCAACTATAAGCATAGTTGGGTTAAAACTTTCAATAAGTTCTTCTATCTGCATGCGTGAATAAACATCAATAAAGTTTAATGGCTCATCCCAAATATATAAATGAGCTTTTTCGCATAAGCTTTTGGCTATAAGCAACTTCTTCTTTTGTCCACCAGAATAATGAGATATATCTTTTTCAAATTGAATCCGATCAAAGTCCATTTTCCTTAGAATTGCTTTAAATAATGGTTCATCAATTTGATGCTCTTCAATAAAGTCAGATAACCTTCCCTTTAAATGAGAGGTATCCTGGTGTACAT
Coding sequences within:
- a CDS encoding AAA family ATPase — its product is MKLVLLFGPQAVGKMTVGQELEKATELKLFHNHMSIEFLQPYFGFTPEMWDLSNLLRKEFFEAYSKTDNYGLIFTFVWAFNQKEDWNLVEAVVDTFESNGGEVYFVELEADLVERLKRNKTPNRLDHKPSKRNIEQSEQRLVASLDSLRLTSNEGEVVRDNYIKINNNQLKANDVALKVKSEFKL
- a CDS encoding MFS transporter, which produces MKSSSFRFLWIGQTMANLGDVFYIVALISIMYTVSQSAFYLALLPFINTFGRFISGYLSPLLFNKYPLKTLLSGSQISKTFFLFIIASLTTVQSKGSIMIILLIIFTIAFLDGWAAPASRAMLPRLVNKEEIVKANSFFSVISQIIQLGGWALGGILVAWIGGQTVIWLTFILFIISSGLMTLIQDSTEFHLPKEKHPIGTVLKEGWKIIWRTPVFRKIHVVIFIESIANVVWIAAIIYVFVSEVLQKGEAWWGYINTTFFIGLLIGGLFCAKYSSIIEKNLKKLMIFTSFSVSAVTLLFGYNSIAWMSLLLSVLYGIVEQIKSITMETYLQKEASSNDLPKIYGAQGALTSLTFGFASLLLGGMADVFGVQYVFLFAGTLLAVAAVYSFISRGSFPEKYTNDYEV